In the genome of Raphanus sativus cultivar WK10039 chromosome 4, ASM80110v3, whole genome shotgun sequence, one region contains:
- the LOC108849379 gene encoding nodulation receptor kinase, protein MSAIPRAAAIGGAVGALVLIALLCFLLWFCIFRRKNASRTSDETGSSDPSTQGRNVAIELSMREARRFEMEELAQATKSFTNKSLIGIGKFGEVYKGLLQDGVLVAIKKRPGLPTQEFVNEVRYLSSINHRNLVTLLGYCQESNTQFLVYEYVPNGSVSSHLYGAGGKVPGNRLEFRNRLAISIGAAKGLAHLHSLSPRLIHKDFKTANVLVDENFIAKVADAGVRNFLGREDVGTSSNVVADQIFLSPEVQEFRRFSEKSDVYAFGVFLLELVSGREASEPSPSSSTQTLVEWMQSITDYTEIPEMIDERLGGTYTAEGVEEVITLTLTCLDVSSEKRPTMSYVVTELERILDKEVSLTTVMGEGTPTVTLGSQLFK, encoded by the exons atgtCAGCAATTCCTAGAGCAGCAGCCATTGGAGGTGCTGTTGGAGCTCTTGTCTTGATTGCTCTTTTGTGTTTTCTCCTTTGGTTTTGCATCTTCCGCCGCAAAAATGCTTCAAGAACTTCTGATGAGACTGGCTCCTCTGATCCATCAACTCAAG GAAGAAACGTTGCGATTGAGTTGTCAATGAGAGAAGCTAGAAGGTTTGAAATGGAGGAACTTGCTCAAGCCACCAAGAGTTTCACCAACAAAAGCCTTATCGGTATTGGCAAGTTCGGTGAGGTTTACAAAGGTCTCCTTCAAGACGGTGTTCTTGTCGCCATCAAGAAAAGACCCGGCTTGCCTACCCAAGAATTCGTCAACGAG gttCGTTATCTATCGTCTATCAATCACCGTAACCTTGTAACTCTATTGGGCTATTGCCAAGAAAGCAACACGCAGTTTCTTGTCTACGAATATGTTCCTAATGGAAGTGTTTCCAGTCACCTGTACG GTGCTGGTGGTAAAGTACCTGGAAACAGACTAGAATTCAGAAACAGGCTTGCAATATCTATAGGAGCAGCTAAAG GCTTGGCGCATCTCCACTCTCTGAGTCCTAGGCTGATACACAAGGACTTCAAAACCGCTAATGTTCTTGTGGATGAGAACTTCATTGCTAAAGTTGCGGATGCAGGAGTCCGCAATTTCTTGGGGAGAGAGGATGTTGGTACATCTTCTAACGTTGTTGCAGACCAGATCTTCCTCTCCCCTGA GGTTCAAGAGTTCAGAAGATTTTCAGAGAAAAGTGATGTATATGCTTTTGGGGTATTCCTTTTGGAATTAGTAAGTGGGAGAGAAGCATCAGAACCATCCCCTTCAAGCTCAACACAAACTCTTGTCGAATGG ATGCAAAGCATAACGGATTACACTGAGATACCAGAAATGATTGATGAGAGACTAGGTGGTACATACACAGCAGAAGGAGTGGAGGAGGTTATTACACTGACATTAACATGTCTTGATGTTTCAAGTGAGAAGAGACCAACAATGAGTTATGTTGTGACAGAGCTGGAGAGGATATTGGATAAAGAAGTGAGCTTAACAACAGTCATGGGTGAAGGTACTCCAACTGTTACTCTTGGAAGTCAGCTTTTTAAATGA
- the LOC108854531 gene encoding protein COFACTOR ASSEMBLY OF COMPLEX C SUBUNIT B CCB1, chloroplastic: MATTKLFSPSLSCPWMKTSRDVVIIKGRRRLRDCVTKRNRVSPVTAMVVEPLSAVSSSAVQIHQWWEQNPSSLLLLAETGGGYSLASYYTSLGLFVISVPGLWSLIKRSVKSKIVRKTFVVSEGEGIVKKEPKQVAGEILSFFTRKNFNITDRGETITFEGTMVPSRGQAALLTFCTCISLASVGLVLTITLPDFGNNWFFITILSPLAGAYYWKKASRKEEIKVKMMVGENGTLSEVVVQGDDVQVEEMRKDLQLSEKDMVYVKGLFERS, from the exons ATGGCGACAACGAAGCTGTTTTCTCCGTCGCTGTCGTGTCCATGGATGAAGACTTCAAGAGATGTAGTAATAATCAAAGGGCGGAGGAGACTCCGGGACTGTGTGACGAAACGAAACAGAGTCTCTCCTGTTACCGCCATGGTTGTGGAGCCTCTCAGTGCTGTTTCTTCATCGGCGGTTCAGATTCATCAATGGTGGGAACAGAACCCTAGTTCGTTACTGTTGTTGGCGGAGACTGGTGGTGGTTACTCGTTGGCTAGCTACTACACGTCGTTGGGTTTGTTCGTTATTTCAGTTCCAGGTCTTTGGTCTCTCATCAAACGCTCTGTTAAATCAAAG atagTGAGGAAGACGTTCGTTGTTAGCGAAGGAGAAGGAATCGTCAAGAAGGAGCCAAAGCAAGTTGCTGGAGAGATTCTCTCTTTCTTCACAAGGAAGAATTTTAACATCACTGATCGAGGAGAAACCATCAC GTTTGAAGGAACAATGGTTCCGAGTAGAGGACAAGCTGCTCTGCTGACGTTCTGTACATGTATAAGTTTAGCAAGTGTGGGTCTTGTCTTAACCATTACATTGCCTGATTTTGGAAACAATTGGTTCTTCATTACCATTCTTAGTCCACTCGC AGGAGCGTATTACTGGAAGAAGGCGTCGAGGAAAGAGGAGATAAAGGTGAAGATGATGGTGGGAGAAAATGGGACACTGAGCGAGGTTGTGGTTCAGGGAGATGATGTACAGGTTGAAGAAATGAGGAAGGACCTTCAGcttagtgagaaagacatggTTTATGTTAAAGGTCTCTTTGAGAGATCATGA